The following are encoded together in the Streptomyces sp. NBC_00341 genome:
- a CDS encoding dienelactone hydrolase family protein has protein sequence MGLMNIMLFHSTYGLRPAVHAAADRLRAAGHEVRVPDIFAGHTFETVEEGLAFQQETGKEELLKRAVLAAAPYSDSGLVYAGFSFGASVAQTLALGDAKARGLLMFHGTSDIAESASVDELPVQLHVADPDPYETHDWLNSWYLQMRRTGADVEIYRYPGAGHLFTDAELPDFDQASAELAWKVGIGFLATL, from the coding sequence ATGGGCCTCATGAACATCATGCTTTTCCACTCGACGTACGGTCTGCGCCCCGCGGTGCACGCGGCCGCCGACCGGCTGCGTGCAGCCGGGCACGAGGTGCGCGTTCCCGATATCTTCGCGGGGCACACCTTCGAAACCGTCGAGGAAGGACTGGCCTTCCAGCAGGAGACGGGCAAGGAGGAGCTGCTCAAGCGGGCTGTGCTGGCCGCCGCGCCCTACTCCGACTCCGGGCTGGTCTACGCCGGCTTCTCGTTCGGCGCGTCCGTCGCCCAGACGCTGGCCCTCGGGGACGCGAAGGCACGCGGGCTGCTGATGTTCCACGGTACGTCGGACATCGCCGAGAGCGCCTCTGTGGACGAGCTGCCGGTACAGCTGCACGTCGCGGACCCGGACCCGTACGAGACGCACGACTGGCTGAACTCCTGGTACCTCCAGATGCGGCGGACCGGCGCCGACGTCGAGATCTACCGCTACCCCGGCGCGGGCCACCTGTTCACCGACGCCGAGCTGCCGGACTTCGACCAGGCCTCCGCCGAGCTGGCCTGGAAGGTCGGGATCGGCTTCCTCGCGACGCTGTGA
- a CDS encoding mechanosensitive ion channel domain-containing protein: MENLLRPLITIGGSVAIALLVGWLVDLLLRRADGRHHETPLWGLLRRCGIPFQLTLCTALLRAGYAHTGLDLITDHRKGIGQALTLVMIGASAWLVLRIAIAVVDSVYARYAANTQDPARVRRVRTQVTLIQRVVTAIVTTIAVAAMLLTFPAMRTVGTSMLASAGVLGIVAGVAAQSTLGNLFAGLQIAFGDMVRIGDTVVVDEEWGTIEEITLTFLAVRTWDERRITMPVSYFTSQPFENWSRGGAQMTGSVFFHLDHSAPVAAMREQLRDILGECAAWDGRNWSLAVTDTTPSTVVVRAVVTAKDADDIWTVRCAVREQLIGWLRDHHPYALPRIATAPAALPPEDGWPVRTHPNGKPAARDRAPRTGRG, translated from the coding sequence ATGGAGAACCTCCTGCGTCCGCTGATCACCATCGGCGGTTCGGTAGCGATCGCGCTGCTGGTCGGCTGGCTGGTGGACCTGCTGCTCAGACGGGCCGACGGGCGCCATCACGAGACCCCGTTGTGGGGTCTGCTGCGGCGCTGCGGCATACCGTTCCAGCTCACGTTGTGCACCGCGCTGCTGCGGGCCGGCTACGCCCATACCGGGCTCGACCTGATCACCGACCACCGCAAGGGCATCGGCCAGGCGCTGACGCTGGTGATGATCGGCGCATCGGCCTGGCTGGTGCTGCGCATCGCCATCGCGGTGGTGGACTCGGTGTACGCGCGCTACGCGGCGAACACCCAGGACCCGGCGCGGGTGCGGCGGGTCCGGACGCAGGTGACGCTGATCCAGCGGGTGGTCACCGCGATCGTGACGACGATCGCGGTCGCCGCGATGCTGCTGACGTTCCCGGCCATGCGCACGGTCGGAACCTCGATGCTGGCCTCTGCCGGTGTGCTCGGCATCGTCGCCGGTGTCGCCGCCCAGTCCACGCTCGGCAACCTCTTCGCGGGCCTGCAGATCGCCTTCGGCGACATGGTGCGGATCGGGGACACGGTGGTGGTGGACGAGGAGTGGGGCACGATCGAGGAGATCACGCTGACCTTCCTCGCGGTACGGACCTGGGACGAGCGGCGGATCACGATGCCGGTCTCGTACTTCACCAGCCAGCCCTTCGAGAACTGGTCGCGCGGCGGGGCCCAGATGACCGGTTCGGTCTTCTTCCACCTGGACCACTCGGCGCCGGTCGCCGCGATGCGTGAGCAGCTGCGGGACATCCTGGGCGAGTGCGCCGCGTGGGACGGCCGGAACTGGTCGCTGGCCGTCACCGACACCACCCCGTCGACCGTCGTGGTGCGCGCGGTGGTCACGGCCAAGGACGCGGACGACATCTGGACGGTGCGCTGCGCGGTCCGGGAGCAGCTGATCGGCTGGCTGCGCGATCACCATCCGTACGCCCTGCCGCGCATCGCGACGGCGCCCGCGGCGCTGCCGCCGGAGGACGGGTGGCCGGTCAGGACCCACCCGAACGGGAAGCCCGCGGCCCGGGACAGGGCGCCGCGCACCGGGCGCGGCTGA
- a CDS encoding Na+/H+ antiporter, translated as MDQMALLLLLLLGAVVTVPLGDKLGLPAPVLMTLAGVGMAFLSFVPNVDIPPEVILPALLPPLLYASVQRTSWRQFTANKRPIFLLAVALVFLTTAAVAAVANAIVPGLPIAAAVALGALVAPPDPVAATAVAGSVGLPRRLVSILEGEGLFNDVTAIVLYHVAIAAAVSGTFSLPEAFGLLILSAVVAVAVGLALGWLTIKLMGLLGDATLQVGLTLLVPFVSYVLAEELMGSGVLAVLTTALFLAEHTADADDVLGRLTGRTFWEIVDTLVTGVAFGLIGLELHNVFGTADGRELQMAGWALAVVAVVVGVRLLYLLPATWLAKRLHTRRDVSEEIPTGWRETVVMWWAGMRGVASVALALAIPLKTDDGKPFPGRDEIVFIAFAVIMVTLVFQGLTLPWLVRKLRVKADTDAEEALEKDLAIRAARAAKQRLKEIQEVEEFPEDVVERLQRLAYDVGARISPDMVDDERREAYAKRAERFKAVSRIQREMMSAARHAVLAARSEAGADPEIVDRVLRQLDVRSLR; from the coding sequence GTGGACCAAATGGCCCTGTTGCTCCTGCTGTTGCTCGGCGCGGTGGTCACTGTGCCGCTGGGGGACAAGCTGGGGCTGCCCGCGCCGGTGCTGATGACGCTCGCGGGCGTCGGGATGGCCTTCCTCAGCTTCGTGCCGAATGTGGACATCCCGCCCGAGGTCATTCTTCCCGCGCTGCTTCCGCCGCTGTTGTACGCCTCCGTGCAGCGCACCTCCTGGCGGCAGTTCACCGCCAATAAACGACCGATCTTTCTGCTGGCCGTGGCGCTGGTCTTCCTGACGACGGCGGCTGTGGCCGCGGTCGCCAACGCGATCGTCCCAGGGCTGCCCATCGCCGCCGCCGTCGCACTCGGCGCGCTCGTCGCACCGCCCGACCCGGTCGCGGCGACCGCCGTCGCCGGTTCGGTCGGGCTGCCCCGCAGGCTCGTCTCCATCCTGGAGGGCGAGGGGCTGTTCAACGACGTGACCGCGATCGTGCTCTACCACGTGGCGATCGCGGCGGCCGTGAGCGGCACCTTCTCGCTGCCGGAGGCGTTCGGGCTGCTGATCCTCTCCGCCGTCGTCGCCGTCGCCGTGGGCCTCGCGCTGGGCTGGCTCACCATCAAACTCATGGGCCTGCTCGGCGATGCGACACTCCAGGTCGGACTCACCCTGCTGGTGCCGTTCGTCAGCTACGTGCTCGCAGAGGAGCTGATGGGCTCGGGCGTCCTCGCCGTCCTCACCACCGCGCTCTTCCTCGCCGAGCACACCGCCGACGCCGACGACGTGCTCGGGCGGCTCACCGGCCGCACCTTCTGGGAGATCGTCGACACTCTCGTCACCGGCGTCGCCTTCGGACTCATCGGCCTCGAACTGCACAACGTCTTCGGCACGGCCGACGGGCGTGAACTGCAGATGGCCGGCTGGGCGCTGGCCGTCGTCGCGGTCGTCGTCGGTGTCCGGCTGCTCTATCTGCTGCCGGCGACCTGGCTGGCCAAGCGGCTGCACACCCGCCGCGACGTCAGCGAGGAGATCCCCACCGGCTGGCGCGAGACCGTCGTCATGTGGTGGGCCGGTATGCGCGGGGTGGCGTCGGTCGCGCTGGCCCTCGCGATCCCGCTGAAGACGGACGACGGAAAACCGTTCCCGGGCCGCGACGAGATCGTCTTCATCGCCTTCGCCGTGATCATGGTCACCCTGGTCTTCCAGGGCCTGACCCTGCCGTGGCTCGTGCGCAAGCTGCGGGTCAAGGCGGACACCGACGCAGAGGAGGCACTGGAGAAGGACCTCGCGATCCGGGCCGCCAGGGCCGCCAAACAGCGGCTCAAGGAGATCCAGGAGGTGGAGGAGTTCCCCGAGGACGTCGTGGAACGGCTCCAGCGCCTGGCCTACGACGTGGGGGCCCGGATCAGCCCCGACATGGTCGACGACGAGCGCCGCGAGGCGTACGCGAAACGCGCCGAGCGGTTCAAGGCGGTCAGCCGCATCCAGCGCGAGATGATGTCGGCCGCCCGCCACGCGGTGCTCGCCGCGCGCAGTGAGGCCGGGGCCGACCCCGAGATCGTCGACCGGGTGCTGCGGCAGCTGGACGTACGCAGCCTGCGCTGA
- a CDS encoding GNAT family N-acetyltransferase, whose amino-acid sequence MISYTTRTVIGEQDRAACFQVRKDVFVGEQNVPEEIEYDAYDADAVHVIAVAADGTALGTGRLLHGPGTEAKTGGDLTVGSLGRLAVTSGARGLGVGAALVRAIEDAGRELGLAAVDLHAQTHALGFYERLGYVAYGPEFPDAGIAHRAMRRTLNDERP is encoded by the coding sequence ATGATCTCCTACACCACCCGGACCGTCATCGGCGAGCAGGACCGCGCCGCCTGCTTCCAGGTGCGCAAGGACGTCTTCGTCGGTGAGCAGAACGTGCCGGAGGAGATCGAGTACGACGCCTACGACGCGGACGCGGTGCACGTCATCGCCGTCGCGGCGGACGGCACGGCGCTCGGTACCGGGCGGCTGCTGCACGGCCCCGGCACGGAGGCGAAGACCGGCGGTGACCTCACGGTCGGCTCGCTCGGCCGGCTCGCGGTGACCAGCGGGGCGCGCGGCCTCGGGGTCGGCGCGGCGCTGGTGCGGGCCATCGAGGACGCCGGCCGTGAGCTGGGCCTGGCCGCCGTCGACCTGCACGCCCAGACCCACGCGCTCGGCTTCTACGAGCGGCTCGGCTACGTCGCGTACGGCCCCGAGTTCCCGGACGCGGGCATCGCGCACCGAGCGATGCGCCGCACGCTGAACGACGAAAGGCCTTAG
- a CDS encoding RluA family pseudouridine synthase: MSTHPEIRTLPVPDGLEGERVDAAISRMFGFSRTKAAELAAAGKVQVDGSVAGKSERVHGGAWLEVEMPQAPAPVQIVAEPVEGMEIVHDDDDIVVIMKPVGVAAHPSPGWTGTTVIGGLAAAGYRISTSGAAERQGIVHRLDVGTSGLMVVAKSERAYTLLKAQFRDRVVEKKYHALVQGHPDPMSGTIDAPIGRHPTHDYKWAVVAEGKPSVTHYDLIEAYRAASLLDIKLETGRTHQIRVHMSAHRHPCVGDLTYGADPTMAKRLGLTRQWLHAVRLGFEHPSDGRWVEFSSTYPDDLQQALDRIAAESE; this comes from the coding sequence GTGAGTACGCATCCCGAGATCCGAACCCTGCCCGTACCCGATGGCCTGGAAGGCGAGCGTGTCGACGCCGCCATTTCCCGCATGTTCGGTTTCTCCCGCACCAAGGCCGCAGAGCTGGCCGCCGCCGGGAAGGTACAGGTGGACGGTTCGGTGGCCGGGAAGTCCGAGCGGGTGCACGGCGGCGCCTGGCTGGAAGTGGAGATGCCGCAGGCTCCCGCACCGGTCCAGATCGTCGCCGAGCCCGTCGAGGGCATGGAGATCGTCCACGACGACGACGACATCGTCGTGATCATGAAGCCGGTCGGGGTCGCCGCGCACCCGAGCCCCGGCTGGACCGGCACCACCGTCATCGGCGGCCTCGCCGCCGCCGGGTACCGGATCTCCACCTCGGGCGCCGCCGAGCGCCAGGGCATCGTGCACCGGCTCGACGTCGGCACCTCGGGGCTGATGGTCGTCGCCAAGTCCGAGCGGGCCTACACGCTGCTGAAGGCCCAGTTCCGCGACCGGGTCGTCGAGAAGAAGTACCACGCGCTGGTGCAGGGGCACCCGGACCCGATGAGCGGCACCATCGACGCCCCCATCGGGCGCCACCCCACCCACGACTACAAGTGGGCGGTCGTCGCGGAGGGCAAGCCGTCGGTCACGCACTACGACCTGATCGAGGCGTACCGCGCCGCCAGCCTCCTGGACATCAAGCTGGAGACCGGCCGTACGCACCAGATCCGGGTGCACATGTCCGCCCACCGCCACCCCTGCGTCGGTGACCTGACCTATGGCGCCGACCCGACGATGGCCAAGCGCCTCGGCCTGACCCGGCAGTGGCTGCACGCCGTCCGGCTCGGCTTCGAGCACCCCTCCGACGGCCGCTGGGTGGAGTTCTCCAGCACCTACCCGGACGACCTCCAGCAGGCCCTGGACCGGATCGCGGCGGAGAGCGAATGA
- the lspA gene encoding signal peptidase II: MAEAESIIGRPDIPESEGHEGAEPERGEGAGPADGQSVDPTAVEDGDGEAVVDRSAATRRRRIILLFCVAVLAYLLDLGSKMLVVAKLEHQEPVEIFGSWLRLDAIRNAGAAFGIGEAFTIIFTIIAATVIVVIARLARKLYSLPWAIALGLLLGGALGNLTDRIFRAPGTFQGAVVDFIAPAHFAVFNLADSSIVCGGILIVILSFKGLDPDGTVHKD, from the coding sequence GTGGCAGAGGCGGAGAGCATCATCGGTAGGCCGGACATCCCTGAGTCCGAGGGACACGAAGGAGCCGAGCCGGAGCGGGGCGAGGGGGCCGGGCCCGCGGACGGGCAGTCGGTGGACCCCACCGCGGTGGAGGACGGGGACGGCGAGGCGGTGGTCGACCGCTCTGCGGCCACCCGGCGGCGCCGGATCATCCTGCTCTTCTGCGTCGCCGTCCTGGCGTACCTGCTCGACCTGGGCAGCAAGATGCTCGTGGTGGCGAAGCTGGAGCACCAGGAGCCGGTGGAGATCTTCGGCAGCTGGCTCAGGCTCGACGCGATCCGCAACGCGGGCGCCGCGTTCGGTATCGGTGAGGCCTTCACGATCATCTTCACGATCATCGCGGCGACCGTCATCGTGGTGATCGCGCGGCTGGCGCGCAAGCTCTACAGCCTGCCGTGGGCCATCGCGCTCGGGCTGCTGCTCGGCGGTGCGCTGGGCAATCTGACCGACCGCATCTTCCGCGCGCCGGGCACCTTCCAGGGTGCGGTGGTGGACTTCATCGCCCCCGCCCACTTCGCCGTCTTCAACCTGGCCGACTCCTCGATCGTCTGCGGCGGCATCCTGATCGTGATCCTTTCCTTCAAGGGCCTGGACCCCGACGGCACGGTGCACAAGGACTGA
- a CDS encoding TraR/DksA C4-type zinc finger protein, translating to MVAKKTAAKKTASAESTGAAAEEKATKKAAKKAAPRKSATKKAAAKKAAPKKAAAARTVAEKASKKAAAAATGAAEAAEQTGAHTVVAKKSAARTRTAGRSAAPVPPARAAATTPGELAVRPGEDPWTPEEVSAARSELTGEIARLRSELETSGAALAGLMRDSGDGAGDDEADTGTKNITREHEMSLAAHAQETLEQTERALARLDAGTYGLCEICGNPIGKARMQAFPRATLCVEDKQKQERRG from the coding sequence ATGGTGGCGAAGAAGACCGCCGCAAAGAAGACGGCGTCAGCGGAATCCACGGGCGCGGCAGCCGAGGAGAAGGCGACGAAGAAGGCCGCCAAGAAGGCGGCGCCCAGGAAATCGGCGACCAAGAAGGCGGCGGCGAAGAAGGCCGCTCCGAAGAAGGCCGCGGCCGCGAGGACCGTGGCCGAGAAGGCTTCGAAGAAGGCCGCCGCTGCGGCCACGGGGGCGGCCGAGGCCGCCGAGCAGACGGGAGCCCACACGGTGGTAGCCAAGAAGAGCGCGGCCAGGACCCGGACCGCCGGCCGGAGCGCGGCGCCCGTGCCCCCGGCCCGCGCCGCCGCGACGACGCCGGGGGAGCTGGCCGTACGGCCGGGCGAGGACCCCTGGACGCCGGAGGAGGTCTCGGCCGCCAGGTCCGAGCTGACCGGCGAGATCGCCCGGCTCCGCAGCGAGCTGGAGACCTCGGGCGCGGCGCTGGCCGGGCTGATGCGGGACTCCGGCGACGGGGCGGGTGACGACGAGGCGGACACCGGTACCAAGAACATCACCCGCGAGCACGAGATGTCGCTGGCCGCCCACGCCCAGGAGACGCTGGAGCAGACGGAGCGGGCGCTGGCGCGGCTCGACGCCGGGACGTACGGGCTCTGTGAGATCTGCGGCAACCCGATCGGCAAGGCGCGGATGCAGGCGTTCCCCCGGGCCACCCTGTGTGTCGAGGACAAACAGAAGCAGGAGCGGCGCGGCTAG
- the ileS gene encoding isoleucine--tRNA ligase codes for MTSPQYRQVPAQVDLPALEHAVLDFWRENKVFTKSLDQSEGRPEWVFYEGPPTANGMPGAHHIEARVFKDVFPRFRTMQGYHVGRKAGWDCHGLPVELAVEKELGFNGKKDIEAYGIAEFNAKCRESVTRHTDAFTELTTRMGYWVDLDDAYRTMDPEYVESVWWSLKEIFNKDLLVQDHRVAPWCPRCGTGLSDHELAQGYETVVDPSVFVRFPLTSGPLAGEAALLVWTTTPWTLVSNTAVAAHPEVEYVVATNGEEKLVVARPLVEKALGEGWELTGPSFTGREMERWTYERPFALIDFPAPAHYVVNAEYVTTEDGTGLVHQSPAFGAEDLLVCKAYGLPVVNPVRPDGTFEEDVPLVGGVFFKKADEALTEDLADRGLLFRHVPYEHSYPHCWRCHTALLYYAQPSWYIRTTAVKDRLLEENQKTNWFPESVKNGRYGDWLNNNIDWALSRNRYWGTPLPIWRCEDDHLTVIGSRAELSELTGTDLSGLDPHRPFIDEITFTCSHESCQLEAYRVPEVIDAWYDSGSMPFAQWGYPHKNKEIFESRYPAQFISEAIDQTRGWFYTLMAIGTLVFDKSSYENVVCLGHILAEDGRKMSKHLGNTLEPVPLMDQHGADAVRWFMAAGGSPWAARRVGHGTIQEVVRKTLLTYWNTVAFQALYARTSNWAPSEADPAPADRTVLDRWLLSELNALVDQVTQALEGYDTQRAGKLLSGFVDDLSNWYVRRSRRRFWQGDKAALRTLHEVIETVTRLMAPLTPFITERVWQDLIVPVAPDAPESVHLSDWPKAELTAIDPELSTQMALVRRLVELGRATRAESGVKTRQPLSRALVAASGFESLSPALRAQITEELNVSSVATLSEVGGSLVDTTAKANFRALGKRFGKGVQAVAKAVANADAAALSLALREGTASVEVDGETVSLAPDEVIITETPREGWSVASDSGATVALDLEITPELRRAGLARDAIRLIQEARKNSGLDVADRIAVRWTSTSPATAEALSEHASLIADEVLALDYAEGEADAAYGEPFEDEGLSLTFRLRKTER; via the coding sequence ATGACATCGCCGCAGTACCGCCAGGTACCCGCCCAGGTAGACCTGCCCGCGCTGGAGCACGCCGTGCTCGACTTCTGGCGCGAGAACAAGGTCTTCACCAAGAGCCTCGACCAGTCCGAGGGCCGCCCCGAGTGGGTCTTCTACGAGGGCCCGCCGACCGCCAACGGCATGCCCGGCGCCCACCACATCGAGGCCCGCGTCTTCAAGGACGTCTTCCCGCGCTTCCGCACCATGCAGGGCTACCACGTCGGCCGCAAGGCCGGCTGGGACTGCCACGGCCTGCCGGTCGAGCTCGCGGTCGAGAAGGAGCTGGGCTTCAACGGCAAGAAGGACATCGAGGCGTACGGCATCGCCGAGTTCAACGCCAAGTGCCGTGAATCCGTGACCCGGCACACCGACGCCTTCACCGAGCTGACGACCCGGATGGGCTACTGGGTCGACCTCGACGACGCCTACCGCACGATGGACCCCGAGTACGTCGAGTCCGTGTGGTGGTCGCTGAAGGAGATCTTCAACAAGGACCTGCTGGTCCAGGACCACCGCGTCGCCCCCTGGTGCCCGCGCTGCGGCACCGGCCTCTCCGACCACGAGCTGGCCCAGGGCTACGAGACGGTCGTCGACCCCTCGGTCTTCGTCCGCTTCCCGCTCACCTCCGGCCCGCTGGCCGGCGAGGCGGCCCTCCTGGTCTGGACGACGACCCCCTGGACCCTGGTCTCCAACACGGCCGTCGCCGCACACCCCGAGGTCGAGTACGTCGTCGCGACGAACGGCGAGGAGAAGCTCGTCGTCGCCCGGCCGCTCGTCGAGAAGGCGCTCGGCGAGGGCTGGGAGCTGACCGGCCCGTCGTTCACCGGTCGCGAGATGGAGCGCTGGACGTACGAGCGCCCGTTCGCCCTGATCGACTTCCCGGCCCCCGCGCACTACGTCGTCAACGCCGAGTACGTGACGACGGAGGACGGTACGGGTCTGGTCCACCAGTCCCCCGCCTTCGGCGCCGAGGACCTCCTGGTCTGCAAGGCGTACGGCCTGCCGGTGGTCAACCCGGTGCGCCCCGACGGCACCTTCGAGGAGGACGTGCCGCTGGTCGGCGGCGTCTTCTTCAAGAAGGCCGACGAGGCGCTCACCGAGGACCTCGCCGACCGCGGCCTGCTCTTCCGGCACGTCCCGTACGAGCACAGCTACCCGCACTGCTGGCGCTGCCACACCGCGCTGCTCTACTACGCGCAGCCGTCCTGGTACATCCGCACGACGGCCGTCAAGGACCGCCTCCTGGAGGAGAACCAGAAGACCAACTGGTTCCCGGAGTCGGTCAAGAACGGCCGCTACGGCGACTGGCTGAACAACAACATCGACTGGGCGCTGTCCCGCAACCGCTACTGGGGCACCCCGCTGCCGATCTGGCGCTGCGAGGACGACCACCTCACCGTCATCGGCTCGCGCGCCGAGCTGAGCGAGCTGACCGGCACCGACCTCTCCGGCCTCGACCCGCACCGGCCGTTCATCGACGAGATCACGTTCACCTGCTCGCACGAGAGCTGCCAGCTGGAGGCGTACCGCGTCCCCGAGGTCATCGACGCCTGGTACGACTCGGGCTCGATGCCGTTCGCGCAGTGGGGCTACCCGCACAAGAACAAGGAGATCTTCGAGAGCCGCTACCCGGCGCAGTTCATCTCGGAGGCCATCGACCAGACGCGCGGCTGGTTCTACACGCTGATGGCGATCGGCACCCTGGTCTTCGACAAGTCGAGTTACGAGAACGTGGTGTGCCTCGGCCACATCCTCGCCGAGGACGGCCGCAAGATGTCCAAGCACCTGGGCAACACCCTGGAACCGGTCCCGCTGATGGACCAGCACGGCGCCGACGCCGTGCGCTGGTTCATGGCGGCCGGCGGCTCCCCGTGGGCGGCGCGGCGCGTCGGTCACGGCACGATCCAGGAGGTCGTCCGCAAGACGCTCCTCACGTACTGGAACACGGTCGCCTTCCAGGCGCTGTACGCCCGCACGTCGAACTGGGCGCCGTCCGAGGCCGATCCGGCACCGGCCGACCGCACGGTCCTGGACCGCTGGCTGCTGAGCGAGCTGAACGCCCTGGTGGACCAGGTCACCCAGGCGCTGGAGGGCTACGACACCCAGCGGGCCGGCAAGCTGCTCTCCGGGTTCGTCGACGATCTGTCCAACTGGTACGTACGCCGCTCCCGCCGCCGCTTCTGGCAGGGCGACAAGGCGGCGCTGCGCACCCTGCACGAGGTCATCGAGACGGTCACCCGGCTGATGGCCCCGCTGACCCCGTTCATCACCGAGCGGGTCTGGCAGGACCTGATCGTGCCGGTCGCCCCGGACGCCCCGGAGTCGGTCCACCTCTCCGACTGGCCGAAGGCGGAGCTGACGGCGATCGACCCCGAGCTCTCGACGCAGATGGCGCTGGTGCGCCGACTGGTCGAGCTGGGCCGGGCGACGCGTGCCGAGTCGGGCGTCAAGACCCGCCAGCCGCTGTCCCGGGCCCTGGTCGCGGCCTCGGGCTTCGAGAGCCTCTCCCCCGCGCTGCGGGCCCAGATCACCGAGGAGCTGAACGTCTCCTCCGTGGCCACTCTGTCCGAGGTCGGGGGTTCGCTGGTCGACACGACGGCGAAGGCCAACTTCCGGGCGCTGGGCAAGCGGTTCGGCAAGGGCGTCCAGGCGGTGGCCAAGGCCGTCGCGAACGCCGACGCCGCCGCGCTGTCGCTGGCCCTGCGCGAGGGCACCGCCTCGGTCGAGGTCGACGGCGAGACGGTGTCGCTGGCCCCGGACGAGGTCATCATCACCGAGACCCCGCGCGAGGGCTGGTCGGTCGCGTCCGACTCGGGCGCCACGGTCGCCCTCGACCTGGAGATCACCCCGGAGCTGCGCCGTGCGGGCCTGGCCCGTGACGCGATCCGACTCATCCAGGAGGCCCGCAAGAACAGCGGCCTGGACGTGGCGGACCGCATCGCCGTCCGCTGGACGTCCACGTCGCCTGCGACGGCCGAGGCGCTGAGCGAGCACGCGTCCCTGATCGCGGACGAGGTCCTGGCCCTGGACTACGCCGAGGGCGAGGCGGACGCGGCGTACGGCGAGCCGTTCGAGGACGAGGGCCTGTCCCTGACGTTCCGCCTCCGCAAGACGGAGCGGTAG
- a CDS encoding DivIVA domain-containing protein codes for MPLTPEDVRNKQFTTVRLREGYDEDEVDAFLDEVESELTRLLRENEDLRAKLAAATRAAAQNQQQQGMRKPEQQERPGAPVPAAISGPPVQQQQPPQMGPPQLPGGAPQLPAGPSGHGPQGPHGPGPQGPHGPGPMQGGPMGGPMGGPMGGHNPQQQQMQQMQQQQPPQMQQQQGPGGDSAARVLSLAQQTADQAIAEARSEANKIVGEARSRAEGLERDARAKADALERDAQEKHRVAMGSLESARATLERKVEDLRGFEREYRTRLKSYLESQLRQLETQADDSLAPPRTPATASLPPSPSLAPAGAGAMGHTMGGNHGGHGGPQMGGSPSMGSAPSYGGQQQMSPAMTQPMAPVRPQAPQPMQQAPSPMRGFLIDEDDN; via the coding sequence ATGCCGCTGACCCCCGAGGACGTGCGGAACAAGCAGTTCACGACGGTCCGCCTCCGAGAAGGCTATGACGAGGACGAGGTTGATGCCTTCCTCGACGAGGTCGAATCGGAGCTGACCCGCCTGCTCCGTGAGAACGAGGACCTGCGCGCCAAGCTGGCCGCCGCCACGCGTGCCGCCGCGCAGAACCAGCAGCAGCAAGGCATGCGCAAGCCGGAGCAGCAGGAACGGCCCGGCGCACCGGTGCCGGCCGCCATATCTGGTCCGCCGGTCCAGCAGCAGCAGCCTCCGCAGATGGGTCCGCCCCAGCTGCCCGGTGGCGCTCCGCAGCTGCCCGCCGGTCCCAGTGGCCACGGACCCCAGGGTCCGCACGGCCCCGGTCCGCAGGGCCCGCACGGCCCCGGCCCGATGCAGGGCGGTCCCATGGGTGGCCCGATGGGCGGCCCCATGGGTGGTCACAACCCCCAGCAGCAGCAGATGCAGCAGATGCAGCAGCAGCAGCCGCCGCAGATGCAGCAGCAGCAGGGCCCCGGCGGCGACAGCGCCGCCCGTGTCCTCTCCCTGGCGCAGCAGACCGCCGACCAGGCGATCGCGGAGGCCCGTTCCGAGGCCAACAAGATCGTCGGCGAGGCGCGCAGCCGTGCCGAGGGCCTGGAGCGCGACGCCCGTGCCAAGGCGGACGCCCTGGAGCGGGACGCGCAGGAGAAGCACCGCGTGGCGATGGGCTCCCTGGAGTCGGCCCGCGCGACGCTTGAGCGCAAGGTCGAGGACCTGCGTGGCTTCGAGCGCGAGTACCGGACGCGTCTGAAGTCCTACCTGGAGAGCCAGCTGCGTCAGCTGGAGACCCAGGCGGACGACTCGCTGGCTCCGCCGCGGACCCCGGCGACCGCTTCGCTGCCGCCGTCGCCCTCGCTGGCTCCGGCCGGTGCGGGTGCCATGGGCCACACCATGGGCGGCAACCACGGTGGTCACGGCGGCCCGCAGATGGGCGGCAGCCCGTCCATGGGCAGTGCGCCCTCGTACGGTGGCCAGCAGCAGATGTCGCCGGCGATGACCCAGCCGATGGCACCGGTGCGGCCGCAGGCGCCGCAGCCGATGCAGCAGGCGCCTTCGCCGATGCGCGGATTCCTGATCGACGAGGACGACAACTGA
- a CDS encoding YggT family protein: MGVAQSVVYIALMCFLIVLIFRLVMDYVFQFARSWQPGKPMVVVLEATYTVTDPPLKLLRRFIPPLRLGGVALDLSFFVLMIIVSILISVVIRL; encoded by the coding sequence ATGGGCGTCGCTCAAAGTGTTGTCTACATCGCGTTGATGTGTTTCCTCATCGTGCTGATCTTCCGGCTGGTCATGGACTACGTCTTCCAGTTCGCACGTTCATGGCAGCCGGGCAAGCCGATGGTGGTCGTTCTTGAGGCCACTTACACGGTCACCGATCCACCGCTCAAGCTCCTGCGGCGGTTCATTCCGCCGCTGCGTCTCGGGGGCGTGGCACTCGACCTGTCCTTCTTCGTTCTGATGATCATCGTTTCCATCCTGATCAGCGTCGTGATCAGGTTGTGA